One window from the genome of Enterococcus haemoperoxidus ATCC BAA-382 encodes:
- a CDS encoding TIGR04197 family type VII secretion effector: protein MSETKSSLTVAGVISARFNHTVRGFSSVNKTTCEAEHTTLSGNNNAQNSLTSIHSRGQRIANAITRDGNHIHSKAQEFSLIDQTIKQPFDLQRFSSSLGGGRS from the coding sequence ATGTCGGAAACCAAAAGCAGCCTAACTGTGGCAGGAGTTATTTCAGCGCGGTTTAATCATACTGTCCGTGGTTTTTCTTCCGTGAATAAAACGACATGTGAAGCTGAACACACCACCTTAAGTGGAAATAATAATGCCCAAAATAGCTTAACAAGTATTCATAGTCGAGGGCAGCGTATAGCAAATGCGATTACTCGTGACGGTAATCATATTCATTCAAAAGCACAAGAATTCAGTTTGATCGATCAAACAATCAAACAACCTTTTGACTTACAACGATTTTCTTCATCTCTTGGAGGTGGCAGAAGCTGA
- a CDS encoding DUF3958 family protein: MSIKEKELKINQQLRQVNLEQEEKCQEIQELEELEADYFSIHQQEQQYYQALIFNNEGSQYTGHFIKLDDEANRIHQYERQRLEDIAERLVSEEVQLRDKEEELYIQRAQLFSDIERVEDDRYGH; encoded by the coding sequence ATGAGTATAAAAGAAAAAGAACTAAAAATTAATCAGCAGTTACGACAGGTGAATCTTGAGCAAGAAGAAAAATGCCAAGAGATTCAGGAATTAGAAGAGTTGGAAGCAGATTATTTTTCGATTCATCAACAGGAACAACAATATTACCAAGCTTTGATTTTTAACAATGAAGGCTCGCAATATACAGGTCATTTTATAAAATTAGATGATGAGGCTAATCGCATACATCAATATGAGCGCCAACGTTTAGAAGATATAGCAGAACGTTTGGTAAGTGAGGAAGTGCAATTAAGAGACAAAGAAGAAGAATTATACATTCAAAGAGCACAGCTGTTTTCTGATATAGAAAGAGTGGAGGATGACCGCTATGGGCATTGA
- a CDS encoding T7SS effector LXG polymorphic toxin, with product MGIDFYIDEVNGQSAAAKQMANEYIQFCGTLKNSVDAFMNAPLSSKTYDSAKVYFSAVYPILANGFILACEALIEAHSKFPKEFQSSVDTCDVIEEQLKAELAQGQAILQNMVRTMDKEKVPNPRMKQRYLGVQSSIQKNKEKLQKLYEFNTTSQNLFSEFEAQLANLDAGLAEVEKGAAWNPVSGTFDLSRMNLSWIKPIGNEWDKRQKKIEAKARVSEQIHQKIDYQFNEVDNLIGVIVNGEFDLAKAHEV from the coding sequence ATGGGCATTGATTTTTACATAGATGAAGTAAATGGACAAAGTGCTGCTGCAAAACAAATGGCAAATGAATACATTCAATTTTGCGGAACATTGAAGAATAGTGTCGATGCATTTATGAATGCACCACTTTCTAGTAAAACGTATGATTCAGCGAAAGTCTATTTCTCAGCAGTCTATCCGATATTAGCAAATGGGTTTATACTGGCCTGTGAGGCATTAATTGAAGCGCACAGTAAATTTCCCAAAGAGTTTCAGTCCTCGGTAGACACGTGTGATGTGATCGAAGAACAATTAAAAGCAGAGCTTGCACAAGGGCAGGCTATACTGCAAAATATGGTACGTACGATGGACAAAGAAAAAGTACCTAATCCACGGATGAAACAACGGTATCTAGGCGTGCAAAGTTCGATTCAAAAGAACAAAGAAAAACTGCAGAAGTTGTATGAATTCAATACAACCTCCCAAAATTTGTTTTCAGAATTCGAAGCACAGCTGGCAAATTTAGATGCTGGACTAGCAGAAGTTGAAAAAGGCGCAGCATGGAATCCTGTTTCAGGAACATTTGATTTGTCGAGGATGAATTTATCTTGGATAAAGCCGATAGGAAATGAGTGGGATAAACGACAGAAGAAAATTGAAGCAAAAGCTAGAGTATCTGAACAAATACATCAAAAAATAGACTATCAATTTAATGAAGTAGACAATCTAATTGGTGTGATTGTGAATGGAGAATTTGACCTCGCGAAAGCGCACGAAGTATAA
- a CDS encoding ECF transporter S component codes for MKNTKTFTLTAMFLAILILLSAVPFLGFIPIGPINATTMHIPVIIASIVLGPRIGAFLGGVFGIISMIRSTIVLSPLSFVFSPFIPVIGTDQGSWKAIIVALVPRILIGIVPYFVFIGLKKLTKNKPSSQPVSLFIAGFLGSVTNTILVMNLIYFLFKDSYAQSIGASGTAIYTGILTVIFTSGVVEAIVAAVATVGVASVLLRLVKKNATQKL; via the coding sequence ATGAAAAATACTAAAACCTTTACATTAACTGCTATGTTTTTAGCGATTCTAATTCTACTATCTGCAGTTCCTTTTTTAGGATTTATTCCAATCGGACCGATCAATGCGACAACCATGCACATTCCAGTGATTATCGCATCCATTGTCTTAGGCCCAAGAATCGGTGCGTTTTTAGGCGGCGTCTTTGGTATCATCAGTATGATCCGCAGCACGATTGTTTTGTCGCCACTGTCCTTTGTTTTCTCTCCGTTTATTCCTGTAATCGGAACTGATCAAGGGAGTTGGAAAGCAATTATTGTTGCTCTAGTTCCACGAATTTTAATCGGTATTGTGCCTTATTTTGTTTTTATAGGTTTAAAAAAACTGACAAAAAATAAACCTAGTTCACAACCTGTTAGTTTGTTTATTGCAGGTTTTCTTGGTTCCGTTACAAATACGATCCTCGTGATGAACTTGATTTATTTTCTATTTAAAGATTCTTATGCACAAAGCATTGGCGCAAGCGGTACCGCGATTTATACAGGTATTTTGACCGTAATTTTTACCAGTGGCGTTGTGGAAGCAATCGTTGCAGCTGTTGCCACGGTTGGTGTCGCTTCTGTATTATTGCGCTTAGTGAAAAAAAATGCCACACAAAAATTGTAA
- the coaC gene encoding phosphopantothenoylcysteine decarboxylase produces the protein MKTILLGISGSISAYKAADITSQFTKLGYNVDVIMTTNSTKFITPLTLQSLSKNPVHTDVMEEITPDKINHIELAKKADLFLVAPASANIIAKLANGIADDMLSTVALALKEEVPKFIAPAMNTYMYQNPITQRNLTTLKEVGYHEIDPREALLACGDFGRGALATVEEIVAKINDILAK, from the coding sequence ATGAAAACAATCTTATTGGGGATTTCCGGCAGTATATCGGCATATAAAGCCGCAGATATTACCAGTCAATTCACAAAATTAGGCTACAATGTCGATGTAATCATGACGACTAACAGCACGAAATTTATCACCCCATTGACACTGCAGTCTTTATCTAAAAATCCTGTTCATACAGATGTCATGGAAGAAATAACACCTGATAAGATCAACCATATCGAATTAGCAAAAAAGGCCGATCTTTTCTTAGTCGCTCCAGCTTCTGCTAATATTATAGCCAAATTAGCTAATGGTATTGCAGATGATATGCTTTCTACTGTTGCGTTAGCGTTAAAAGAAGAAGTACCTAAATTTATCGCTCCTGCAATGAATACGTATATGTATCAAAATCCTATCACGCAACGAAATTTAACAACACTCAAAGAAGTTGGGTATCATGAAATCGATCCACGGGAAGCCTTATTAGCTTGTGGTGATTTTGGGCGCGGTGCCCTTGCAACAGTTGAGGAGATTGTCGCTAAGATCAATGACATTTTAGCGAAATAA
- the coaB gene encoding phosphopantothenate--cysteine ligase codes for MNILITAGGTSEKIDNVRSITNHSTGRLGKIIGETFLAKGHFVTYVTTPRAVRPTNETNLTLIEIETTKELESALLDQFEHQTFDGIIHSMAVSDFTTETTLSEETFIEKLATTLTKDDALSDLTKLTEALYLSLDEIGKTIQQEKKIPSGTDRLLLFLKKNPKIIAMLREKQPQAVLVGFKLLVGVSTEELIQVGQTILAKNNCDFVLANDLEKIKGDQHQGILIDTQGQTETAQTKNEIAQLIVSKVEEKWRMQ; via the coding sequence ATGAATATTTTAATCACAGCAGGAGGAACGTCAGAAAAAATCGATAATGTACGTTCTATAACCAATCATTCGACTGGACGTCTTGGAAAAATAATTGGCGAAACCTTTTTAGCAAAAGGCCATTTCGTAACATACGTAACCACTCCTCGAGCAGTCCGACCTACTAATGAAACAAATTTGACCCTTATTGAAATTGAAACAACAAAAGAATTAGAATCAGCATTACTCGATCAGTTTGAGCACCAAACATTTGATGGAATCATTCATAGCATGGCTGTTAGTGATTTTACTACTGAAACAACATTGTCAGAAGAAACTTTTATTGAAAAACTTGCAACTACATTAACAAAAGATGATGCCTTATCCGATCTAACCAAATTGACAGAGGCTCTTTACCTTAGTTTAGATGAAATTGGCAAAACGATTCAACAAGAAAAGAAAATTCCTTCTGGAACAGATCGCCTCTTGCTTTTTTTGAAGAAAAACCCTAAAATAATTGCAATGCTTAGAGAAAAACAACCCCAAGCAGTGCTTGTAGGATTCAAATTGTTAGTTGGCGTTTCCACAGAAGAATTAATTCAAGTTGGTCAGACAATCTTAGCGAAAAACAACTGTGACTTTGTACTAGCTAATGATCTTGAGAAGATTAAAGGCGACCAACATCAAGGAATCTTGATCGATACACAAGGGCAAACTGAGACAGCTCAGACAAAAAATGAGATCGCTCAACTAATCGTTTCTAAAGTTGAAGAAAAATGGAGGATGCAATGA
- a CDS encoding oxidoreductase, translating to MDMFWGFRVKKEAETITSAVEKIALTDLSEGEVLVKVAYSSVNYKDSLAVKENGGVIRDYPMIPGIDLSGTILSSQDERFKEGQNVLVTGYGLGVTHTGGFSEIAQVSGDWIVPLPNELSLKDAMIFGTAGFTAALSVQALENNGLAQNKEAKILVTGASGGVGSLAIAMLKQLGYKNIVALSRKKAAIAPLKKIGASEVLLLEEFMPEKIKPLARQTVDFVIDTVGGEVTSVLLAQLSYGGSIAICGNAAGIKLNTTVLPFILRGTNLLGIDSVNVPMPQRLAIWQRLATDLNVSHHELVNEITIDELPQTLEQLQAGTHSGRTIIKMN from the coding sequence ATGGATATGTTTTGGGGATTTCGTGTAAAAAAAGAAGCTGAAACGATCACTAGTGCAGTAGAAAAAATAGCACTTACTGATTTATCTGAAGGAGAGGTATTGGTCAAAGTTGCCTACTCTTCGGTTAATTATAAAGATTCACTCGCGGTAAAAGAAAATGGGGGTGTCATTCGTGATTATCCCATGATTCCTGGAATTGATTTAAGTGGGACTATTTTGTCATCCCAAGATGAGCGTTTTAAAGAAGGCCAAAATGTTTTAGTAACAGGTTATGGTTTAGGCGTAACTCATACTGGTGGCTTCTCTGAAATCGCTCAAGTATCTGGAGATTGGATCGTTCCTCTACCAAACGAATTAAGCTTAAAAGACGCTATGATTTTTGGAACAGCTGGTTTCACCGCTGCATTGTCTGTTCAGGCGTTAGAAAATAATGGACTCGCTCAAAATAAAGAAGCAAAAATTTTAGTTACAGGCGCATCTGGCGGTGTTGGAAGTTTAGCAATTGCCATGTTAAAACAACTTGGTTATAAAAATATCGTAGCGTTGAGTCGGAAAAAAGCAGCAATTGCGCCTTTGAAAAAAATTGGCGCATCTGAAGTGCTTTTATTAGAAGAATTCATGCCTGAAAAAATCAAGCCATTAGCAAGACAAACTGTGGATTTTGTCATCGACACTGTTGGAGGTGAAGTAACAAGCGTCTTGTTAGCTCAACTTAGCTATGGCGGAAGTATTGCTATCTGTGGAAATGCTGCTGGAATCAAGTTAAACACAACGGTTTTACCCTTTATTTTAAGAGGGACCAATCTATTAGGCATCGATTCAGTCAATGTTCCAATGCCCCAACGTTTAGCTATTTGGCAACGTCTAGCAACTGATTTGAATGTAAGCCATCATGAACTAGTAAATGAAATAACGATAGATGAACTGCCTCAAACTTTAGAACAGCTGCAAGCCGGCACCCATAGTGGACGAACAATCATCAAAATGAACTAA
- a CDS encoding FUSC family protein: MKFKIGMRTFKTGLSVFFCILVSILLKRETYVVAAITTVFTLREDMENTLKYGKHRIIGNVMGAIMSIAVIAVFNWLGRTELVQLIFIPVIITLMIALLASLGYHEGTVGACATLLTIVFMIPADQSYGYAFARVVDSFIGMGIALLVNYFIPLKLSKRRMIRSIENKEVSE; this comes from the coding sequence TTGAAATTTAAGATTGGTATGCGAACATTTAAAACGGGGTTAAGTGTCTTTTTTTGTATTCTGGTGAGTATTCTATTAAAGCGGGAAACTTATGTAGTGGCAGCGATTACAACGGTTTTTACACTGCGAGAAGATATGGAGAATACGCTAAAATATGGCAAGCATCGAATCATAGGAAACGTGATGGGGGCAATTATGTCGATTGCAGTAATTGCTGTATTTAACTGGTTAGGCAGAACAGAGCTTGTCCAGTTGATTTTTATTCCAGTTATCATTACGTTGATGATTGCACTACTTGCGAGTCTTGGGTACCATGAAGGAACAGTCGGCGCCTGTGCAACCTTGTTAACGATCGTATTTATGATTCCAGCGGATCAGTCTTACGGCTATGCATTTGCCAGAGTGGTTGACAGTTTTATCGGCATGGGGATTGCGCTGTTGGTAAATTATTTCATCCCGTTGAAGCTCAGTAAAAGAAGAATGATACGATCTATAGAAAATAAAGAAGTGTCTGAATAA
- a CDS encoding helix-turn-helix domain-containing protein: MEIGEKLRNLRVQKNLTQEELGERTDLTKGYISQLERDLSSPSMETFFNILEVLGITPEQFFSERTLAQKIVYKEEDSTLYYDEENGYELKWLIPESNEKEMEPIVLTFDKNGQYKTFEPSLSETFIYVIDGSVSLILGETTYTAKKGEAMYYQAKERHQLINHSKGKSRILIVATESYL, translated from the coding sequence ATGGAAATTGGTGAGAAGCTGCGGAACTTACGTGTACAAAAAAACTTAACACAAGAAGAATTAGGTGAACGAACAGATTTAACAAAAGGGTATATTTCTCAGTTGGAACGTGATTTAAGCTCGCCTTCAATGGAGACATTTTTTAATATTTTAGAAGTATTAGGCATCACGCCAGAACAATTTTTTAGTGAGCGGACGCTAGCTCAAAAAATTGTATATAAAGAGGAAGACAGTACACTTTATTATGATGAAGAGAATGGTTATGAACTAAAATGGCTGATTCCGGAATCAAACGAAAAAGAGATGGAACCGATTGTTTTGACATTTGACAAGAATGGTCAGTATAAGACATTTGAACCCTCATTATCTGAAACGTTTATCTATGTGATCGACGGTTCTGTTTCATTGATATTAGGGGAAACAACGTACACTGCTAAGAAAGGCGAAGCAATGTACTATCAAGCGAAGGAACGTCATCAGTTGATCAACCATTCAAAAGGAAAAAGTCGGATATTGATCGTTGCTACGGAGTCCTATTTATAG